The following proteins come from a genomic window of Novosphingobium aromaticivorans DSM 12444:
- a CDS encoding HIRAN domain-containing protein yields the protein MKIYPVGLAGEVNYQEGILRSHPGEAVRVYHERDNPYDSRALRVENNVGDVIGYIPRSSWLQRAVHEDGLGIAATIKAISDGDGHGVFGVVLDVTLTDDPIFIREFSSSPRKRGKSDAKSRAIEPTGDERALALATGLIAMATVPLNCDCGRSYSHNYKGLRDDSVLKCPSCDTLADVSEAVLFRLDAELHALLLQMLAHEGLPPVDADTVRALRLGA from the coding sequence TTGAAGATCTACCCGGTAGGACTCGCAGGCGAAGTAAACTACCAAGAAGGCATTCTCCGATCTCATCCTGGTGAAGCTGTCCGTGTATACCACGAACGCGACAATCCTTACGACAGTCGAGCTTTACGGGTTGAAAACAATGTTGGCGATGTCATCGGCTACATTCCGAGATCCTCCTGGCTGCAACGAGCAGTCCACGAAGATGGATTAGGTATTGCTGCCACGATCAAGGCCATATCTGACGGGGACGGACACGGTGTTTTCGGCGTCGTCCTCGACGTCACATTGACGGATGATCCGATTTTCATTCGAGAGTTTTCTTCTAGCCCCAGAAAAAGGGGGAAGAGTGACGCCAAGAGTCGCGCCATCGAGCCAACCGGAGACGAACGCGCACTCGCGTTGGCGACTGGGCTGATTGCAATGGCTACCGTGCCACTGAACTGTGATTGTGGGAGGTCATACAGCCACAACTACAAGGGATTACGGGACGACAGCGTATTGAAATGTCCGTCCTGCGACACGCTAGCGGACGTGTCCGAGGCAGTCCTATTTCGCTTGGACGCCGAGCTTCATGCACTGCTGCTACAAATGCTCGCTCACGAAGGCCTTCCACCCGTCGACGCCGATACCGTGAGGGCTTTGCGCTTGGGCGCCTAA
- a CDS encoding S24 family peptidase gives MSKFDIDAFRTRLQSLMDEHKIKRKPLAKAAGLGETSIRDIFDSSRNDVRIGTLVRLADYFQMSVDELIEEPEMRLAGRVGAGGQVLFEAEDSHSGPTVPKPPGASAAVMALEVVGTSMLPKYEDGDIVYVRRDVDGIPRSAIGEYCAVRTAEGGTYLKILAKGSEPGRFTLRSLNAPDMENEEVVWAAPVLWVRQRPARAI, from the coding sequence ATGAGCAAGTTCGACATCGATGCGTTCCGCACTCGGCTGCAAAGCCTGATGGACGAGCACAAAATAAAGCGGAAACCGCTAGCCAAAGCTGCGGGCCTAGGGGAAACCTCGATCCGCGATATTTTCGATAGCAGCAGGAATGACGTGCGCATCGGCACACTGGTGCGCCTCGCCGACTATTTCCAAATGTCTGTCGATGAATTGATCGAAGAGCCCGAAATGCGCCTGGCTGGTCGAGTCGGAGCTGGTGGGCAGGTACTATTCGAGGCAGAAGATTCTCACTCGGGACCGACCGTTCCCAAGCCGCCGGGCGCAAGCGCCGCAGTAATGGCGCTGGAGGTTGTCGGCACGTCTATGCTTCCGAAGTACGAAGATGGCGACATCGTTTACGTTCGCAGGGATGTGGACGGCATACCAAGATCGGCGATCGGTGAGTACTGCGCGGTGAGAACTGCTGAGGGCGGCACCTACCTGAAAATTTTGGCCAAAGGCTCCGAACCGGGGCGTTTCACTCTCAGATCACTGAACGCTCCGGACATGGAGAATGAGGAAGTGGTTTGGGCCGCGCCGGTATTGTGGGTCAGACAGCGACCAGCGAGGGCAATTTGA